In the Sandaracinus amylolyticus genome, GTCGCGCAGCACGACCTTCGCGCGATCCTTCACCGCGAGCTCGTAGTTCTCGACGTTGAGCACGGCCTTCTGCGGATCGACGACCTTGAAGTAGACGACCGCATCGATCAGCGCGGTGACGTTGTCCCGCGTGATCACGACCTGGCGCGGCAGATCACGATTGCGGATGCGCTTGTCGATGCGCGCGAAGCGCTGCACGACCGGCAGCACCATGCGGATGCCGGGCTCGAGCCGACCCGAGAGACGGCCGAGCGTGAACTTCAGCCCGACCTCCCACTCGTTGATCTGCTTGACCGACGACGCGAGCACGGCGGCGCCGACGAGACCGAGGAGCAGCAGGAACGGGACCATCGAGCGACCTCCGGTGCGTGGGAAACGACCGAGCGTGCGCGGATCATCCGATCGTGCGCGGAGCCTCGTCGATCACCATTTGCGCTTCGGCGGTGGAGGCGGCGAGCTCGGCTTGATCGGCGGCGGCGCGGACGAAGGGCGCGGCGGCTCCACCATCACGTCGATGTCGACGTGCGACATCGGCGGCGCGACCGACTGCGCACGCGTCTGCGGCAGCGGCAGGAACGAGAGGCGCTGGTAGAGCTGGATCGCCTCGGGCGGGAGGTCCCCGACCATCTGCACGAGGTCGCTCTTGCGCAGGTAGAGCTCCTCGCGGCGACCGTCCTCGCGCTCGAGCTTGAGCGAGAGCTCGTGCGGGTTCGGGCTGTGCCGCGCGACCTCCGCGGCGACGCTCGCGAGGCGATCGGAGATGCGCAGCAGGAGCACGTGGACGAGGTTGCGCTCGAACACGTCGTGGCCGTCGAGCTGCGCCGAGAGCAGGCGCTGCTTGCGCGCGACGAGCGGCGCGCACTCGGCGCGCAGCGACTCCGCGAGCTCGGCGATGCGCGCGATCTCCTCGCCCTGGCTCGCATACGGCGCGTCGCTGCCGCCGCCGGTGCGCTCGTCGAAGCGCGTGATCTTCGCGACGAGCTCGTCGCCCTCGGGATCGAGCGTGATGACGAAGCTGTCGCGCGGCGCGTCGAGCTTGCGGCGGAGGTGGATCTCCATCGAGTCCGGACCGAGCTCGAGCGCGGCGATCATCATCTCGTCGAGCACGACGACGTCGGGGTGCAGCGAGCTGCGGAGGAACGCCTTCTTGAACCCGACCTGCAGCGCGAGCCCCGGTGCGAAGTCCCCGATGCGGCGCGGCCGGCCCCAGCTCGCGTCGCGCGACACGTCGAGCGAGAAGCTCGTCGTGAGATCACCGGGGTGCGAGCGCACGACCTGCCCTTGGGGCGCGGTGCCGCCGAGCCCGAGCGAGAGCGCCCACGAGTCGACGGGCAGCGGATCGCTCAGCAGGTACTCGGCGAGCGCAGCGCGCAGCTCGCTGCGCCTCGCGCGGATGCGCGCCGCGACCTCGACCTGATCGGCGTCGAGATCCTTCGCGCGCGCGGCGCGCGCCTTCGCGGAGAGCGCGTCGATCTGATCGAGGAGCTGGCTGGCATAGGGACCGACGATCTGGGGCGCGCCCGATCGCGCGGCGCGCTCCGCGATCACGTCCCCGAGGCCATTGAAGAAGGCTTGCAGCGACTCGAGGGCGTGCAGGTGCTCCTGGGCGCGCTCGCCGAGCGATCGCTCGAGCTCGTCGGCCTCGTACGCGAGGGCGAGCACGCGGCTCGAGGCGCGCACGAACGTGCGGAGCGCGCTCAGGAAATCGAAGCCGTCGGGGAACGGCTCGGAGTCTCCGTACAGGAATCGGGCGCCCACAGCACACACGATACCCGTGGCTGGTGCCGGCTGTACACCGGAACGATCGCGACGGAAAGGATCACCGCGAGGCGCGGGGCGCGCTGGGGCACGAGCATCCCCAGCTCTCGGGGAGCTGCGGGCACACCGTCTCCGCGATGAGCCGATGTCCCTCGCGGTTCGGGTGCACCGGGTCGAACCCGCGGTACTCGGGGCGCAGGAACCACCGCGGGAGCTCCGCGAGGATGCGCGAGTCGGCATCGAGCCGCGCCATCCGCACGGCCTCGGGGAACGCCGCGAGCATCCGCCGCGCCCGCGAGTCCTGCTCGAGGACGCGCCGCATCTCGGCCACGTCGCGCGGCGCCGCGCCGCGATCGCGGAGCACCGAGTCGTAGAGGTCGATGCGCACGTCCGCGAGCTCCTCGGACGCCCACGGCGCGTCCGCATCGAGCTCGCGGTGCTGCGCGTGCTCTCCGAGCGCTTCGCGCGGCGGGATGCGCCCCATCACGAAGTCGACGATGCGCCGGGTGCTGCGCCACGTCTCGAGCCCGCGCGCACCGCCCCAGCGACGCTCGTCGTCGAAGCTGCCCCACGGCGTGAGCGTCATGCCGACCACGCGCATCCCGCGCCGATGCGCGTCGCGGAACGTGCGACGGATGTAGTGGTTCGTGCGGTGCGAGACGCCGGCGCTGTTCAGCCCGCCGTTCCACACGAGCCAGTATTCCTGCTCCGGCGCGCCGAGGGTCAGCCGCGGATTGTCGAGCACCTCGGTGCGGAAGTGCTCGTAGAGCTGCCACGCGCCGTAGCCGACGCGCGACAGGTTCCGCACCTCGGCGTTGCCGCACCAGTTGTGCAGGAGCCGCCCGTAGGGCTCGTCGCGCCACGCGCCGATCGAGCCCGCGAGCAACACGACCTTCACCGGCCGTGAGCGCAGGACGAAGCGCCAGTCCGGGTCGTCCCACGCGTACCCGCCACCGCCGGTCGGCTGTGCGAGCGAAGGAGTCGACGGAACGACGAACGCCGCGATCCCGCAGAGCAGGATCGCGGCGGTCGTGCAGAGCGCCTCAGCCCTTGAGCGCCTCGGCGCCACCGATGATCTCCATCAGCTCGGTGGTGATCGCCGCCTGGCGCGCGCGGTTGTAGGCGAGAGTCAGCTTGCCGACGAGCTCCGACGCGTTCTTCGTCGCGTTGTCCATCGCCGTCATGCGCGCGCCGTGCTCCGACGCGACCGACTCGAGCAGCGCGCGGAAGATCTCGATCTCCACGTACATCGGGAGGAGTCGATCCAGCAGCGCGACCTTGCTCGGCTCGTAGATGAAGTCGACCGACGCGCCGCCCGCACCCTCCGCGTCGCCCGCGCTCTGCGGGACGATCGGGAGCAGCGGCTCGAGCACGACCTTCTGCGAGATGGCGCTCTTGAACTCGTTGTACGCGAGGAGGACCTCGTCGTAGCCGTCGCTCTTGTACTCCGCGACGATCGCGCGCCCGATCTCGCCGGCCTTGAGCACCGAGAGGTTCTCGAAGACGCCGGTGAACTCGAACTCGATCTTCGCGCCGCGACGACGCAGGAAGTCGCGCGCCTTGCGGCCGATCACCGCGAAGCCGACGTCGACGCCCTGCCCCTCGAGCTCCTTCCACTTGCGGAAGGCGGCCTTGTTGATGTTCGCGTTGAACGCGCCCGCGAGGCCGCGGTCGCTGGTCAGCGCGACGATCAGCACCTTCTTGCGGTCGCGTCGCGCGAGGAGCGGATGGACATCCTCCTCACCGGCGCGGGTCGCGACCGAGCTGAGGACCTCCATCGTCTTGATGGCGTAGGGCCGCAGCTCGGTGATCGCCTGCTGTGCTCTCCGGAGCCGAGCAGCGGCGACCATCTTCATCGCGCGCGTGATCTTCTGCGTGTTCTTGACGCTTCCGATCCGCTTACGAATGGCCTTGAGGTTGGCCATCGATCACTCCGCCACGTCGTCGGAACGCTCAGCGTCTTCGGCCGCGGCCTTCTTCGCCTTCTTGCCGCCCTTGGCGCCGGCGCCCTCGACCGAGAAGATCGTGGCGAACTCCTTCAGCGCCTTGTGCAGGTCGCCCTCGATCTCCTTCGTGATCTCGGGCTTCTTCTTCAACGCGTCGATGATCGCGCCGTGCGAGCCCTCGACGAACGAGAGCATCTCGCGCTCGTAGCGGCGGACCTCGCCGGTCGGGATCTCGTCGACGTAGCCGTTCGTCGCCGCGAAGATCGACACGACCTGCTTGTCGACCGTGAGCGGCGCGAACTGGTCCTGCTTCATGATCTCGACCAGGCGCGCGCCGCGCGCGAGCTGGCGCTGCGAGGCCTTGTCGAGGTCCGACGCGAACTGCGCGAACGCCGCCATCGCGCGGTACTGCGCGAGCTCGAGGCGCAGCGGGCCGGCGACCTTGCGCATCGCCTTCGTCTGCGCGCTGCCGCCGACGCGCGACACCGAGATGCCGACGTTGATGGCGGGGCGGACGCCCGAGTAGAAGAGGTCCGACTCCAGGAAGATCTGGCCGTCGGTGATCGAGATGACGTTCGTCGGGATGTACGCCGAGACGTCACCCGCCTGCGTCTCGATGATCGGGAGCGCCGTGAGCGAGCCGCCGGAGTCGGGGATCTTCTTGGCGACGTAGTCGCCACCCTTCTCCTTGGCCTCCTTCTCGGCCTCCTTCTTCGCTTCCTCGCCCAGGTGGACGTGGACGCCCGGGAGGCCGCGCTTCGGCTCCTGATCCTTCTTCACGCACACCCACTCTTCCGCGAGCTTCGCGGCGCGCTCGAGCAGGCGCGAGTGGACGTAGAAGACGTCGCCCGGGTACGCCTCGCGGCCCGGCGGGCGGCGGAGGAGGAGCGAGAGCTGGCGGTACGCGACCGCCTGCTTCGAGAGATCATCGTAGACGAGCAGCGCGTGCTGCCCGTTGTCGCGG is a window encoding:
- the atpG gene encoding ATP synthase F1 subunit gamma; amino-acid sequence: MANLKAIRKRIGSVKNTQKITRAMKMVAAARLRRAQQAITELRPYAIKTMEVLSSVATRAGEEDVHPLLARRDRKKVLIVALTSDRGLAGAFNANINKAAFRKWKELEGQGVDVGFAVIGRKARDFLRRRGAKIEFEFTGVFENLSVLKAGEIGRAIVAEYKSDGYDEVLLAYNEFKSAISQKVVLEPLLPIVPQSAGDAEGAGGASVDFIYEPSKVALLDRLLPMYVEIEIFRALLESVASEHGARMTAMDNATKNASELVGKLTLAYNRARQAAITTELMEIIGGAEALKG
- the atpA gene encoding F0F1 ATP synthase subunit alpha, whose protein sequence is MQLRAEEISEIIKKQIASYDKAVDVLETGTVLSVGDGIARIYGLESAMAGELVEFSGGLAGMVLNLEEDNVGVAILGTGIEVREGDTVKRTGRIFDVPVGPALVGRVVNSLGEPIDGKGPIESKLRRRVEIKAPGIVQRQPVKEPLQTGIKPIDAMIPIGRGQRELIIGDRQTGKTAVALDTIINQKGQGVFCVYVAIGQKQSTVANVVTKLQEHGAMEYTTVVVAGASESAPLQFIAPYAGVTMGEYFRDNGQHALLVYDDLSKQAVAYRQLSLLLRRPPGREAYPGDVFYVHSRLLERAAKLAEEWVCVKKDQEPKRGLPGVHVHLGEEAKKEAEKEAKEKGGDYVAKKIPDSGGSLTALPIIETQAGDVSAYIPTNVISITDGQIFLESDLFYSGVRPAINVGISVSRVGGSAQTKAMRKVAGPLRLELAQYRAMAAFAQFASDLDKASQRQLARGARLVEIMKQDQFAPLTVDKQVVSIFAATNGYVDEIPTGEVRRYEREMLSFVEGSHGAIIDALKKKPEITKEIEGDLHKALKEFATIFSVEGAGAKGGKKAKKAAAEDAERSDDVAE